In a genomic window of Phenylobacterium koreense:
- a CDS encoding glycosyltransferase family 2 protein, which yields MSSAPEVSVVVPHFHDLESLAQCIAALERQSLRAETFEIVVADNASPEGEAAVAALLGGRARLVTVAERGAGPARNGGVAQARGRILAFTDCDCRPEPEWLEKGLEALRGFDFVGGRMKVLVDDPQKMTPAEAFEAEFAFNNEAYVKQKGFTVTANLFCPREVFDRVGGFRVGVSEDFDWSHRALGQGFRLGYAEMAVVGHPARRSWPDLQKKWRRLNAETYAIYAAERGGKLRWLLRSLALPGSALAHTPRILTSRKLHHPRDRLLALAVLYRLRLWRFWDALRLASGGVAA from the coding sequence GTGAGCAGCGCGCCGGAAGTCAGCGTGGTGGTCCCTCATTTCCATGATCTGGAATCGTTGGCGCAGTGCATCGCGGCGCTGGAGCGCCAATCGCTTCGCGCCGAGACCTTCGAGATCGTCGTCGCGGACAACGCCTCACCCGAGGGGGAAGCCGCCGTGGCAGCGCTGCTCGGCGGGCGGGCCAGGTTGGTGACCGTCGCGGAACGCGGGGCCGGCCCGGCCCGCAACGGCGGTGTCGCGCAGGCTCGAGGCCGAATCTTGGCTTTCACCGATTGTGATTGTCGGCCGGAACCTGAGTGGCTCGAGAAAGGCCTGGAAGCTCTCCGCGGTTTTGACTTCGTCGGCGGCCGAATGAAAGTCTTGGTCGATGATCCGCAGAAGATGACGCCGGCGGAGGCCTTTGAGGCTGAATTCGCTTTCAACAACGAGGCTTACGTCAAACAGAAAGGCTTCACCGTAACGGCGAATCTGTTCTGCCCCCGCGAGGTCTTCGATCGCGTCGGTGGGTTTCGCGTCGGAGTGTCGGAAGATTTCGATTGGTCGCACCGGGCCCTAGGTCAGGGATTTCGCTTGGGGTACGCAGAGATGGCGGTCGTGGGGCATCCGGCGCGTCGCTCGTGGCCGGATCTGCAGAAAAAGTGGCGGCGGTTGAACGCCGAGACCTATGCGATCTACGCGGCGGAGCGCGGCGGCAAGCTGCGTTGGCTGCTGCGTAGCCTGGCTTTGCCGGGGTCCGCGCTGGCCCACACGCCGAGGATTCTGACCAGCAGAAAGCTCCATCACCCCAGGGACAGGCTGCTCGCATTGGCGGTCCTCTATCGTCTCCGGCTTTGGCGGTTCTGGGATGCGCTTCGCCTGGCCTCCGGCGGAGTAGCGGCTTGA
- a CDS encoding CatB-related O-acetyltransferase — MVVVAGMVKSLAEKAWLYVLRRRQFDSENLRAYFRSKHRIDIGLYSYGCFDQWRMPGPISIGRYCSFANTVRSAPINHPMEAMTTHPALYERAFGVVDKDIEWDEVLVVEDDVWVGHNVMILPGCKRIGRGAVIGAGAVVTKDVEAYAIMAGNPARKLRSRFEPELIAALEASRWWELDLMDLRKLVEERRDLVYAPTVARLEAWIREAKR; from the coding sequence GTGGTCGTTGTGGCTGGAATGGTAAAATCTTTGGCCGAGAAAGCGTGGCTCTATGTGCTGCGTCGCCGGCAGTTCGATAGTGAAAATCTGCGCGCTTATTTCAGATCGAAGCATAGGATCGACATTGGTTTATATTCCTACGGCTGCTTCGATCAATGGCGGATGCCTGGGCCAATCAGCATCGGGCGTTACTGTTCTTTTGCGAACACCGTGCGGTCCGCCCCCATCAATCACCCCATGGAGGCGATGACCACCCACCCAGCGCTCTACGAGCGGGCCTTCGGCGTGGTGGACAAGGACATTGAGTGGGATGAGGTGCTCGTCGTCGAGGACGACGTGTGGGTCGGGCATAATGTGATGATCCTGCCCGGATGCAAGCGCATCGGCCGCGGGGCGGTAATCGGGGCCGGAGCGGTCGTGACGAAGGATGTCGAAGCCTACGCGATCATGGCGGGCAACCCTGCGCGGAAACTCCGTTCTCGTTTCGAGCCGGAACTGATTGCGGCGCTGGAGGCGAGCCGCTGGTGGGAATTGGATTTGATGGATCTTCGAAAGCTTGTCGAGGAGCGTCGAGACTTGGTTTATGCACCTACGGTGGCGAGGCTGGAGGCATGGATCAGAGAGGCTAAGCGGTGA
- a CDS encoding nucleotide sugar dehydrogenase, which produces MARLDKREATIGIVGLGYVGLPLALAALDAGFKVVGFDINSGRVSAINQAEQVINYIGADVMRAAIDSGRLRATTDFGQLSEPDAILICVPTPVTKHRDPDLSYVSNTAETISKALRTGQLVVLESTTWPGTTREIVQPLMESAGFTVGQDVFLAFSPEREDPGNPHFGTKTIPKVVGADDAHSRDLAVKLYEQMISKVVAVSSAAAAEATKLTENIFRSINIALVNELKMVYAAMGVDVWEVIGAASTKPFGFMPFYPGPGLGGHCIPVDPFYLTWKAREYGMETRFIELAGQINTSMPRVVVDALAEALNQSSGKGLKGSRVLLMGVAYKKNVDDTRESPSLVLIETIEARGARCDFHDPHTPTIPPTREHAGLTGRTSIQLTAEAIADYDAVLVSTDHDAVDYALLQANAKLVVDTRNVFARLGLPMDRVVKA; this is translated from the coding sequence ATGGCTCGCCTCGACAAGCGTGAGGCGACAATCGGCATTGTCGGTCTCGGCTATGTCGGCCTGCCTCTGGCCCTGGCGGCCCTGGACGCCGGCTTCAAGGTTGTCGGCTTCGATATCAACAGCGGCCGCGTTTCGGCGATCAATCAGGCCGAGCAGGTCATCAACTACATAGGCGCGGACGTTATGCGAGCGGCCATCGACAGCGGTCGGCTCAGGGCCACGACTGACTTTGGTCAACTATCGGAACCCGACGCGATCCTGATCTGCGTGCCGACGCCGGTCACGAAGCATCGCGACCCGGACTTGAGCTATGTGAGCAACACCGCCGAGACCATAAGCAAGGCCCTTCGCACTGGGCAGCTCGTCGTGCTAGAGTCGACGACTTGGCCCGGGACCACGCGCGAGATCGTGCAGCCCCTCATGGAGTCCGCCGGCTTCACCGTCGGCCAGGACGTGTTTCTGGCCTTCTCGCCCGAACGGGAAGATCCGGGCAACCCCCATTTCGGCACGAAGACGATTCCGAAGGTCGTTGGGGCGGACGACGCCCATTCGCGGGATCTGGCGGTCAAGCTCTACGAGCAGATGATCTCGAAAGTGGTCGCCGTGAGCAGCGCGGCGGCGGCCGAAGCGACGAAGCTGACAGAGAACATCTTCCGCTCGATCAACATCGCTCTCGTGAATGAGTTGAAGATGGTCTACGCCGCGATGGGCGTAGACGTCTGGGAGGTCATCGGCGCGGCTTCGACCAAGCCCTTCGGCTTCATGCCCTTCTACCCGGGCCCCGGGCTTGGCGGCCACTGCATCCCGGTCGATCCATTCTACCTGACCTGGAAGGCGCGGGAATATGGAATGGAAACCCGCTTCATCGAGCTGGCGGGCCAAATCAACACCAGCATGCCTCGGGTCGTCGTCGACGCCCTTGCCGAGGCCCTCAACCAGTCGTCCGGCAAGGGTTTGAAGGGCTCGAGGGTCCTGTTGATGGGCGTGGCCTACAAGAAGAACGTCGACGACACGCGCGAGAGCCCTTCGCTCGTGCTCATCGAAACGATCGAGGCCCGCGGCGCGCGTTGTGACTTCCATGACCCGCATACACCGACGATCCCGCCGACCCGCGAGCATGCGGGCCTGACGGGCCGCACCTCCATTCAACTCACGGCTGAGGCTATCGCCGATTACGACGCGGTCCTGGTCTCCACCGATCATGACGCCGTGGACTACGCCTTGCTGCAGGCGAACGCGAAGCTCGTTGTCGATACTCGCAATGTGTTCGCCCGGCTTGGCCTGCCCATGGACCGGGTGGTCAAGGCCTAG
- a CDS encoding HAD-IIIC family phosphatase has product MSFEPIALPWLLRAPEGFRNSCRALSDADPELGATLQKMATHYLDAAQAAAFGKAMARLRAGGAKFEPLSGFRLAILPGATFDFIAAATPAAAARHGIAVEVTLCPLDQIEQQAYDVASELYRATPDAVLLAVDHRWLGLDKPALDGDHELRLQDAVDRLRGVLGALSETAATTAIVPTIPVPPSQLFGSYDRREPGSVRSLIDRFNALLPGICAETGSVLFDVAALAESVGTATWFDAAFYSLYKLPFSPDAVPLYCDGLARLMGAMRGKARKCLVLDLDNTCWGGVIGDDGLENIRVGGGGAGGDSFLSVQRMALELKARGVILAVSSKNEDETARLPFREHPDMLLKESDIAVFQANWNDKASNLEAIAAKLEIGLDALVLLDDNGAERAQVRSALPMVGVPELPNDPALYPAILLGAGYFEAVSFSSEDRARSASYAANAQRAEVYSKARNLDDYLASLEMQIGFAPFDALNRPRIAQLINKTNQFNLTTRRYTEAQVAQMEAGSAAFTLQTRLADRYGDFGMIGVIIANETEMGQVWEIDTWLMSCRVLGRKVDEAMLAELVEAARAAGVTRLLARYIPTAKNRMVADHFDKLGFIRVAEHDDGGREYELAPSSFVEPKLPFARAAEKAPA; this is encoded by the coding sequence GTGAGTTTCGAGCCTATTGCGTTGCCCTGGTTGTTGCGAGCGCCCGAGGGGTTCCGCAACAGTTGCCGGGCGCTCTCGGACGCTGACCCTGAACTCGGCGCCACGCTGCAGAAGATGGCGACGCATTACCTGGACGCGGCCCAAGCCGCCGCTTTCGGCAAGGCGATGGCGCGGCTGCGGGCCGGGGGCGCCAAGTTCGAGCCGCTCTCGGGATTCCGGCTGGCCATTCTCCCCGGTGCGACGTTCGACTTCATAGCCGCAGCCACGCCGGCCGCGGCGGCTCGCCACGGCATCGCGGTCGAGGTCACCCTCTGTCCGTTGGATCAGATCGAGCAGCAAGCCTATGACGTCGCTTCGGAGCTCTATCGAGCGACGCCCGACGCCGTACTGCTGGCGGTCGATCACCGTTGGCTCGGCCTGGATAAACCTGCTCTCGACGGCGATCACGAGCTGAGGCTCCAGGATGCGGTCGATCGCCTTCGCGGGGTGCTCGGGGCCCTTTCGGAAACCGCGGCGACGACGGCGATCGTCCCCACCATCCCTGTGCCACCATCCCAATTGTTCGGGAGCTATGATCGCCGGGAACCGGGGAGCGTGCGCAGCCTGATAGATCGCTTCAATGCGCTTCTCCCCGGGATTTGCGCGGAGACGGGCTCGGTCCTCTTCGATGTCGCGGCGCTGGCCGAAAGCGTCGGAACTGCGACGTGGTTCGATGCGGCCTTCTACAGCCTCTACAAGCTACCGTTCTCGCCAGATGCGGTGCCGCTGTACTGCGACGGCTTGGCCAGGTTGATGGGCGCGATGCGCGGCAAGGCGCGCAAGTGTCTCGTACTCGATCTGGACAACACCTGCTGGGGCGGGGTCATCGGCGACGACGGCCTGGAGAACATACGGGTCGGCGGCGGCGGGGCCGGCGGGGACAGCTTCCTGTCCGTGCAACGGATGGCGCTGGAGCTGAAGGCCCGGGGTGTGATCCTTGCGGTCTCTTCCAAGAACGAAGACGAAACTGCACGCCTCCCGTTCCGCGAGCATCCAGACATGCTCTTGAAGGAGAGCGACATCGCGGTTTTCCAGGCCAATTGGAACGACAAGGCGAGCAACCTGGAGGCCATCGCGGCGAAGCTCGAGATCGGCCTCGACGCCCTGGTGCTGCTGGACGACAACGGCGCGGAACGGGCCCAGGTCCGCAGCGCTCTACCCATGGTTGGCGTGCCTGAACTACCCAATGACCCTGCGCTGTACCCAGCTATACTGCTTGGGGCCGGGTATTTCGAAGCCGTATCGTTCTCGTCGGAAGATCGAGCGAGGAGCGCGAGCTATGCCGCCAACGCGCAGCGGGCCGAGGTCTACAGCAAGGCTCGCAATCTTGACGATTACCTGGCCTCGCTCGAGATGCAGATAGGGTTCGCGCCGTTCGATGCGCTGAATCGCCCCCGGATCGCCCAACTCATCAACAAGACCAACCAGTTCAATCTGACGACGCGGCGCTACACCGAGGCGCAAGTCGCCCAGATGGAGGCTGGCTCGGCGGCCTTCACGCTGCAGACGCGGCTGGCCGATCGTTACGGCGATTTTGGGATGATCGGCGTCATCATCGCCAACGAAACCGAGATGGGCCAAGTGTGGGAAATCGACACTTGGCTGATGAGCTGTCGCGTTTTGGGACGGAAGGTCGATGAGGCGATGCTGGCCGAACTGGTTGAAGCGGCGCGGGCGGCCGGGGTGACGCGGCTCCTGGCCCGCTATATCCCGACGGCCAAGAACCGGATGGTCGCCGACCACTTTGACAAACTGGGCTTCATCCGTGTCGCCGAACACGACGACGGCGGTCGGGAATACGAACTTGCCCCATCCAGTTTCGTCGAGCCGAAGTTGCCGTTCGCACGCGCCGCGGAGAAGGCCCCGGCCTGA
- a CDS encoding acyl carrier protein, whose protein sequence is MSDAETLGWITQIVQDELDNDDVQLAMDTAPSAVEGWDSLAHVGIIVAIEKRLGRQFTVEQIDGLKDVGDLVRLARETQQA, encoded by the coding sequence TTGAGCGATGCGGAGACCCTTGGGTGGATCACCCAGATCGTTCAGGACGAGTTGGACAATGATGATGTTCAACTGGCGATGGACACGGCGCCAAGCGCCGTGGAGGGCTGGGATAGCCTGGCCCATGTCGGTATTATCGTCGCGATCGAGAAACGATTGGGCCGTCAGTTTACAGTCGAGCAGATCGACGGCCTGAAGGACGTCGGGGATTTGGTGCGCCTTGCTCGGGAAACCCAGCAGGCGTAG
- a CDS encoding SDR family NAD(P)-dependent oxidoreductase, whose product MEQGRKSFTVEDQVHFARLSGDVNPMHMDANFARRTQMGAPVVHGVHGVLWALEEICRRESPDLNALKVNFSGPVYVGDAATAVLGKRSGSQLRVQVQVDGATATTITLGLGEPARGSVPVVSAPEGPNWPKEPIPLKLEEMRGRSGAIEFATSESEIAEAFPALSSCISPRRVAAVAALSRVVGMICPGMHSIFSGFSLAFTGDAAGNRLEYATTEIDERFRMVRLTVAGGGIEGELTALARIPPVAQPTIYEVAAAVAPTAYAGDAVLVVGGSRGLGEVTAKACAAGGARVFITYATGHTEANKVVEEIRAFGGECEALPLDVRGDVAAQLSRLPVAPSHLYYYATGPIAQRRTKLLSQEVLAEFMRFYATGFVETVEALRAMRADAQLNVFYPSSVAVNDTPKGWLEYAMAKAAGEIVCREIGTNLPNVRVLCARLPRILTDQTANVRATEAAPIIEVIMPIVRDLHEASR is encoded by the coding sequence ATGGAACAGGGAAGGAAGTCCTTCACGGTGGAGGATCAGGTCCATTTCGCCCGCCTTTCGGGCGACGTAAATCCGATGCATATGGACGCCAACTTCGCGCGCAGAACTCAGATGGGCGCGCCAGTCGTTCACGGCGTCCACGGGGTGCTTTGGGCCCTTGAAGAAATTTGCCGTCGCGAAAGCCCCGACCTGAACGCGCTGAAGGTCAATTTCTCTGGCCCCGTCTACGTAGGCGATGCCGCCACGGCGGTATTGGGCAAACGTAGCGGGAGCCAGCTCCGAGTGCAGGTACAGGTCGACGGTGCCACGGCCACTACGATCACCCTGGGCCTTGGCGAGCCTGCACGCGGATCAGTTCCGGTCGTATCCGCTCCAGAAGGACCGAATTGGCCGAAGGAGCCAATTCCTTTGAAGCTCGAGGAAATGCGCGGTCGCAGCGGCGCCATCGAATTCGCCACGTCCGAATCCGAGATTGCTGAGGCGTTTCCCGCCCTGTCTTCCTGCATTTCGCCCCGGCGCGTCGCGGCGGTAGCCGCCCTATCTCGGGTCGTCGGCATGATCTGCCCCGGTATGCACTCGATCTTCAGTGGATTTAGCCTGGCGTTCACAGGCGATGCGGCCGGAAACCGCCTTGAGTACGCCACGACCGAGATCGACGAACGCTTTCGGATGGTCCGCCTCACCGTCGCCGGAGGCGGGATCGAAGGTGAGCTTACGGCGTTGGCGCGCATCCCGCCCGTCGCCCAACCGACAATCTATGAAGTCGCCGCCGCTGTCGCGCCGACGGCCTATGCCGGCGACGCGGTTCTCGTCGTCGGCGGATCGAGAGGGCTTGGTGAGGTCACTGCGAAGGCCTGCGCAGCGGGCGGAGCTCGCGTTTTCATCACCTACGCCACCGGCCATACTGAAGCGAACAAGGTGGTCGAGGAGATCCGCGCCTTTGGAGGTGAGTGCGAAGCCCTCCCGCTTGACGTGCGAGGGGATGTCGCCGCCCAGCTATCGAGGCTCCCGGTGGCGCCTTCCCACCTCTATTACTATGCGACCGGCCCTATTGCCCAACGTCGGACCAAGCTACTCAGCCAGGAGGTATTGGCCGAGTTCATGCGCTTCTACGCCACCGGGTTCGTGGAGACTGTCGAAGCCCTGCGGGCCATGCGCGCCGATGCCCAGTTGAATGTCTTTTACCCATCGTCCGTAGCCGTGAACGACACGCCGAAGGGTTGGCTCGAATATGCCATGGCGAAAGCTGCCGGCGAAATCGTCTGCCGCGAAATCGGGACGAACCTGCCGAACGTCCGCGTCCTCTGCGCCAGATTGCCGCGCATCCTGACCGACCAGACCGCCAATGTTCGCGCGACCGAGGCCGCGCCCATCATAGAGGTCATCATGCCGATCGTACGTGACCTGCATGAGGCATCTCGGTGA
- a CDS encoding acyltransferase family protein → MSAQSGRVPSLDGLRAISVFIVLCSHFISSKLFPGSLGVYIFFVISGFLITRLLIQEDKKYGKISLLKFYGRRAMRLYPVVFVYTFFVVAAYLFLGMDINWPEPLSVIFYFANYFYAPMPRQGGVGTMPFEPLWSLAVEEHFYFLLPAAMLFLRRRPRELLASMIVICVLCLVYRIVMAMLHPELLDTRFFYFRTEARIDSLAYGVALAAMCEMPEWRGRLLKIASPITLVIAGLVVLGTLVWRDPFFRETIRYSIQGCAIAAAVVSILFRPGWVQYILNTSPFMFVGYISYSLYVWSICTHDVVRYVARLSGWVEVLALFLVAFAMACASYFLLEKPLQSLRQRMGSVALGRQ, encoded by the coding sequence ATGAGTGCACAGTCTGGCCGAGTTCCCAGTTTAGACGGCCTTCGAGCGATTAGTGTATTTATCGTTCTTTGCAGTCATTTCATATCGTCGAAGCTATTTCCTGGTAGCTTGGGGGTTTACATATTTTTTGTTATAAGTGGATTTCTTATAACCCGACTTCTTATCCAGGAAGACAAAAAATACGGAAAGATATCGTTGCTCAAATTCTACGGAAGAAGGGCGATGAGGTTGTATCCGGTAGTCTTCGTCTATACGTTTTTTGTTGTTGCAGCTTATCTGTTTCTTGGGATGGATATCAATTGGCCTGAGCCGCTGTCTGTCATATTTTATTTTGCTAATTACTTTTATGCGCCGATGCCTCGTCAGGGTGGTGTCGGAACCATGCCGTTTGAGCCGCTTTGGTCGCTGGCGGTTGAGGAGCATTTCTATTTTCTCCTCCCAGCTGCGATGCTCTTCCTGCGTCGACGGCCGCGGGAGCTTCTCGCTTCGATGATTGTGATTTGTGTTCTGTGTCTGGTCTACAGAATCGTCATGGCCATGTTGCATCCAGAATTGCTGGATACACGGTTCTTTTACTTCCGAACCGAAGCGCGAATTGATTCTCTGGCCTATGGTGTTGCTTTGGCAGCCATGTGCGAGATGCCGGAGTGGAGGGGGCGGCTTCTCAAAATTGCTTCACCGATAACGTTGGTGATCGCTGGGCTAGTTGTTCTCGGCACGCTGGTCTGGCGCGACCCATTTTTCAGAGAGACTATTAGGTATAGCATACAGGGCTGCGCTATTGCGGCGGCCGTGGTATCTATATTGTTTAGGCCGGGTTGGGTTCAGTATATACTAAATACGTCGCCATTTATGTTTGTTGGATACATTAGCTATTCGCTCTACGTTTGGTCGATATGCACGCATGACGTCGTGCGATACGTGGCCAGGTTGAGTGGTTGGGTCGAGGTTTTGGCCCTTTTCTTGGTGGCGTTCGCTATGGCCTGTGCATCCTACTTCCTGCTGGAAAAGCCCCTGCAAAGCCTTCGGCAACGAATGGGATCGGTCGCCTTGGGACGGCAATAG
- a CDS encoding DUF2334 domain-containing protein, with protein sequence MLKENHTRIFLRDDDVGALTPALTGFMDIFAQRNLPVSYQIIPAALTEDCAEHLKFRRERAAGLFEFCQHGLTHEMTVGGRRVFYEFGPERSYQEQLEIIQAGQAILRERLAAHFNSSIFTPPQHKYDYNTLVALKASGVRVLSASSYASRGHRIVYGVGGLLGRTRLGRSGISYHGRTRRDVGLAELSIAVPVDNGSVRMKTAGAVLAAIGLARRRMSVVGLMFHHNAYPEREDRLFLAELADGLGSLHDVSFHLLGDIAREHAPSGVSA encoded by the coding sequence GTGCTGAAAGAGAACCATACGCGCATTTTTTTGCGCGACGACGACGTCGGTGCTCTGACGCCCGCCTTAACCGGCTTCATGGACATCTTCGCGCAACGGAATCTTCCGGTCAGCTATCAGATAATTCCGGCGGCCCTTACCGAAGACTGCGCGGAGCATCTCAAGTTCCGCCGCGAACGCGCGGCCGGCCTTTTCGAGTTCTGCCAGCACGGCCTGACCCACGAGATGACGGTGGGCGGGCGACGCGTGTTCTATGAGTTCGGACCAGAGCGCAGCTACCAAGAGCAGCTGGAGATAATTCAAGCTGGGCAGGCGATTCTTCGAGAGCGGCTGGCAGCCCACTTCAATTCGAGCATCTTCACCCCCCCCCAGCACAAGTACGATTACAACACGCTGGTCGCCCTCAAGGCCTCTGGGGTGCGGGTGCTTTCGGCTTCGAGCTATGCCAGTCGAGGCCATCGCATCGTCTATGGCGTCGGTGGCCTGTTGGGCCGCACGCGTCTGGGTCGCTCCGGAATATCATATCACGGACGCACGCGTCGGGACGTCGGCCTCGCCGAGCTTTCGATCGCCGTGCCAGTCGACAACGGATCGGTGAGGATGAAGACCGCCGGGGCCGTGCTGGCTGCGATTGGCCTGGCGCGACGTAGGATGTCGGTGGTCGGGCTGATGTTCCACCACAACGCCTATCCGGAACGGGAAGATCGGTTATTCCTAGCCGAGCTCGCCGACGGATTAGGCTCGTTACATGACGTTAGCTTCCATCTGCTCGGCGACATCGCGCGCGAGCACGCGCCCTCGGGCGTCTCCGCCTAA
- a CDS encoding competence/damage-inducible protein A — translation MGSPGGERVTAAVMIIGDEILSGRTQDTNLRDIARYLGVLGIDLAEARTVPDVHEEIVAALNALRGRYDYVITTGGIGPTHDDITADAVAAAFGVELEEHPEIMAMMRARWGDDLNAARRRMARVPVGGVLVKNPVQGPPGFMIGNVFVLAGVPTIMRGMLEDVGPRLRGGMVTIARTLRVEGSGEGTIAAPLEAVAKAHPEMSLGSYPFFNPEGFGSNLVLRSRNADELARAVADLTAALAAAGIEAVREVVEG, via the coding sequence ATGGGGAGTCCGGGGGGCGAGCGGGTGACCGCCGCGGTGATGATTATCGGGGACGAGATCCTGTCGGGGCGGACCCAGGACACCAATCTGCGCGACATCGCCCGGTATCTCGGCGTGCTGGGCATCGACCTGGCCGAGGCGCGCACCGTGCCCGATGTGCACGAAGAGATCGTCGCGGCCCTGAACGCCCTGCGTGGTCGCTATGACTACGTGATCACCACCGGCGGCATCGGCCCGACCCATGACGACATCACCGCCGACGCGGTGGCGGCGGCCTTCGGCGTGGAACTGGAGGAGCATCCGGAGATCATGGCGATGATGCGGGCGCGCTGGGGCGACGACCTGAACGCCGCGCGCCGCCGCATGGCGCGAGTGCCGGTGGGCGGGGTGCTGGTCAAGAACCCGGTCCAAGGCCCGCCCGGCTTCATGATCGGCAATGTCTTCGTGCTGGCCGGCGTGCCGACCATTATGCGCGGCATGCTGGAGGACGTGGGCCCGCGGCTGAGGGGCGGGATGGTCACCATCGCCCGAACCCTGCGCGTCGAAGGCTCCGGCGAAGGCACGATCGCCGCCCCGCTGGAGGCCGTGGCCAAGGCCCATCCGGAGATGTCCCTGGGCAGCTACCCCTTCTTCAACCCCGAAGGCTTCGGCTCCAACCTGGTGCTGCGCAGCCGCAACGCCGACGAACTGGCGCGGGCTGTGGCCGATCTGACCGCCGCGTTGGCCGCGGCGGGGATCGAGGCGGTGCGGGAGGTGGTGGAGGGGTAG
- the sfsA gene encoding DNA/RNA nuclease SfsA encodes MDLPQPLVRGRLVSRYKRFFADVVLDDGSPLTAHCPNPGAMLGLNAPGLPVWLSKSDDPKRKLAHTLELVEVDGGMVGINTMHPNRLVAEALAADALPEVAGYSSHRREVKYGVGSRVDFLLEDPARAPCWLEVKNCQAAYNARLKPDHKVWLEVKNVHLMRTPGLAEFPDCVAARSLKHLRELEAMVAEGDRAIVLFVVQRGDCEAFKACHELDPAFARGLDQAADAGVEVLIYACDVAISGLKISHRIPWAR; translated from the coding sequence ATGGACTTACCGCAACCGCTCGTTCGCGGCCGGCTCGTCAGCCGCTACAAGCGCTTCTTCGCCGATGTGGTCCTCGACGACGGCTCTCCCCTCACCGCGCACTGTCCCAATCCGGGAGCGATGCTGGGGCTCAACGCGCCCGGCCTGCCGGTCTGGCTGTCGAAGTCCGACGATCCCAAGCGCAAGCTGGCCCACACCCTCGAACTGGTCGAGGTGGACGGCGGCATGGTCGGCATCAACACCATGCACCCCAACCGCCTGGTCGCCGAGGCCCTGGCCGCCGATGCGCTACCCGAGGTCGCCGGCTATTCCAGCCATCGCCGCGAGGTGAAGTACGGGGTCGGCTCGCGCGTGGACTTCCTGCTGGAGGACCCCGCCCGCGCGCCATGCTGGCTGGAGGTGAAGAACTGTCAAGCAGCTTACAACGCGCGGCTCAAACCCGATCACAAGGTCTGGCTCGAAGTAAAAAACGTCCACTTGATGAGGACGCCGGGCCTCGCCGAGTTTCCCGACTGCGTCGCGGCACGGTCGCTCAAGCATCTGCGCGAACTCGAAGCGATGGTGGCGGAAGGCGACCGCGCCATTGTCTTGTTCGTCGTTCAGCGCGGCGACTGCGAAGCGTTCAAGGCTTGCCACGAACTCGATCCCGCCTTTGCACGAGGGCTGGATCAGGCCGCCGACGCTGGTGTGGAGGTGTTGATCTACGCGTGCGACGTGGCGATCAGCGGACTGAAAATCTCTCACCGAATTCCTTGGGCGCGCTGA
- the map gene encoding type I methionyl aminopeptidase gives MNDVLDAEHRTGQIRIHDAEAFEGMRVAGKLAAECLDMLVPHVVPGVVTEHLDDLAREFILDHGAIPACLFYRGYGKTTCISPNHIVCHGIPGDRVLREGDIANIDVTVIVDGWHGDTSRMYGVGAVAPRAKRLVDITYEALERGLAEVRPGARTGDIGHAIQSYVESMRCSVVRDFCGHGLGKVFHDAPNILHFGQKGTGEILRPGMFFTIEPMVNLGKYQVKVLSDGWTAVTRDKSLSAQCEHSIGVTEDGYEVFTSSPKGIFKPPIQSA, from the coding sequence ATGAACGACGTCCTCGACGCAGAGCACCGCACCGGACAGATCCGCATCCACGACGCTGAAGCCTTCGAAGGCATGCGCGTGGCTGGCAAGCTGGCCGCCGAGTGCCTGGACATGCTGGTCCCGCATGTCGTGCCCGGCGTGGTCACCGAGCATCTGGACGACCTGGCCCGTGAGTTCATCCTTGACCACGGCGCGATCCCCGCCTGCCTGTTCTATCGCGGCTACGGCAAGACCACCTGCATCTCGCCCAACCACATTGTCTGCCACGGCATTCCCGGCGACCGGGTCCTGCGTGAGGGTGACATCGCCAATATCGACGTCACCGTCATCGTCGACGGCTGGCACGGCGACACCAGCCGCATGTATGGCGTCGGCGCGGTCGCGCCGCGGGCCAAGCGCCTGGTCGACATCACCTATGAGGCGCTGGAGCGCGGCTTGGCCGAGGTGCGGCCCGGGGCGCGCACCGGCGACATCGGCCACGCGATCCAGTCCTACGTCGAGTCCATGCGCTGCTCCGTGGTGCGCGACTTCTGCGGCCACGGCCTGGGCAAGGTGTTCCACGACGCGCCGAACATCCTGCACTTCGGCCAGAAGGGCACGGGCGAGATCCTGCGCCCGGGCATGTTCTTCACCATCGAACCCATGGTGAACCTGGGCAAATATCAGGTGAAGGTGCTGTCCGACGGCTGGACGGCGGTGACCCGCGACAAGTCGCTCTCGGCCCAGTGCGAGCATTCCATCGGCGTGACAGAAGATGGCTATGAAGTCTTCACCAGCTCGCCAAAAGGGATTTTCAAGCCTCCCATTCAGAGCGCCTGA